The nucleotide window AGTGCGGGTTCACCACCTGCCTGAAGCTCTCCGAAGGGCTGACCAAGCTCGGCTGGGCGCTCGCATTCGTGTTGCTGTCGATCATCAGCTTCGGGCTGCTCACGCTCGCGGCTCAGAAGATCTCGCTCGGCACGGCCTACGCCGTGTGGACCGGTATCGGCGCGGCCGGCACTGCGATCATCGGGATCGTGTGGTTCAAAGACCCTGCCACGTTCTGGCGGCTGTTCTTTTTGGCCGGCCTGATCGGCTGCATCATCGGGCTGAAAATCGTCTCGCCAGAAAAAGAGTGAGGGATCGGCCGCAACGAGGCCCCAAAAGTGGGGGGCGCGGAGTCGGGGGCGTTTGTTCCTGCCTTCAGGCTCGGTTCCACCCACTTTGGGGCCTTTCCTGCGGTCATTTTCCGACGTCCCGCCGCCCGAACCGCTTCTGCTATAATCACATTCAACGTCCCGAGAATCGAAGCTCAACGAGCAGGTGAAATGAAGATCGTGAGGTACCCGCACCCGGCACTGCGGGCGAAAGCCAAACCGGTGATCGCCATCGACGCGGACGTGCAGAAGGCTGCGGCGCAGATGGTCGAGCTGATGTACCGGAGCGAGGGCCTGGGGCTGGCCGCGCCTCAGGTGACGCTCGATTACCAGATGATCGTGTTGAACCCGCTGGGCGAGGCCGACCAACCGGACCAGGAGGTCGTTGCGATCAACCCGGTCATCGTCGAGGCGAAGGGCTCCACGATCAACGACCGCGAGGGGTGCCTGAGTTTCCCCGGGCTGTACCAAAACGTGCGCCGGTACAAGACCGTGACGGTCAAGTTCTATAACCTGAAGGGCGAACTGGTTCAAACAACGGCGCACGACCTTGCGGCCCGTGTGTGGCAGCACGAGATCGACCACCTTCAGGGCACGCTGTTTATTGACAAGATGGGGTCGCTCGGCCTGTCACGCAGCCAGAAGGATCTGGAGAAGTTCATCTCGGACTTCGAGAAAGACAAGAAGAAGGGCGATCTGCCCCCGGACATGGTCCAGGCGCTGTGACGTTCGGCCCGTAATCGGTTGTCAGCTATCAGTCAGCGCTGACAGCACCGGCCACTCGCTCCGCTGACTGACCCCGCCCGCCGAGAACCGACAACTTCATGCGCATCGTGATGATGGGGACGGGTACGTTCGCCGAGCCGACGTTCGAGGCGCTGATCGCGGCGTTCGGTGCGGACGTGGTGGGGCTGGTGACGCAACCGGAGCGCGACACCGGCAACAAGCGCGGCAGCACGCGCCAGACCGGCAAGGGTATGGCGAACATCGCCCGCGCGGCGAACATCCCGGTCGCTCAACCCGAGAGCATCAACACACCCGAAGGGCTAACACAACTTCAGGCGATGGCGCCCGACCTGCTCGTGGTTGCGGCATACGGGCAGATCCTGTCGAAGGACGTCATCAACGCACCGACCCGCGGCATCATCAACGTTCACGCCTCGCTGCTGCCGAAGTACCGCGGGGCCGCGCCCGTCGCCTATGCGATCCTCGGGGGCGAAGCCCGAACCGGCGTGACCATCATCAAGGTGACGCCCGGGCTCGACTCCGGCGACATGGTCCTTCAGGAATCGCTCGACATTCTCCCGACCGATACTACCGGCACGCTGGAAGCTCGCCTCGCAACCCTTGGCGCGGGGATGGCGGTCGAGGCCACGCAGAAGTACGCCGCGGGCGGCCCGGTCGAAGGTGCGAAGCAAGACCCCGCGCTAGTAACGAAAGCGCCGAAGATCAAGAAGGAGTTCGGGCTCATCGACTGGACGAAACCGGCGGGCTACGTCGAGCGGTTCGTGCGTGCGATGCAGCCGTGGCCGACCGCGTACACGTTCCTGCACCGCCCCGGTAAGGAGCCGATGCGGGTGATCGTGAGTAAAGTCGCGTGCGGTGCGATGTGCCCGTGTGGCCCCAACCGCCCCGCGACGGGGACTGTCAGCGGCAGCAGAAAGGACCCTGTGTCCGGCAACGTGGTCATTAGTGTCTGGGTGGGAGACAACATCTCCATCGACCTTTCCGAACTTCAGCCCGCAGGGAAGAAGAAGATGACCGCGGAGGAGTTCCTTCGTGGTTATCCGATCGTTGAAGGTATGCGGTTCGGACCGGAAGTGCTGTCATGAGTATCACCGCACGACAGGTCGCGGCCGACGTGCTGAACCGGTCCCGGTCGCGCGACGGGTTCGCCGCCGAACTCGTGGA belongs to Gemmata obscuriglobus and includes:
- the fmt gene encoding methionyl-tRNA formyltransferase gives rise to the protein MRIVMMGTGTFAEPTFEALIAAFGADVVGLVTQPERDTGNKRGSTRQTGKGMANIARAANIPVAQPESINTPEGLTQLQAMAPDLLVVAAYGQILSKDVINAPTRGIINVHASLLPKYRGAAPVAYAILGGEARTGVTIIKVTPGLDSGDMVLQESLDILPTDTTGTLEARLATLGAGMAVEATQKYAAGGPVEGAKQDPALVTKAPKIKKEFGLIDWTKPAGYVERFVRAMQPWPTAYTFLHRPGKEPMRVIVSKVACGAMCPCGPNRPATGTVSGSRKDPVSGNVVISVWVGDNISIDLSELQPAGKKKMTAEEFLRGYPIVEGMRFGPEVLS
- a CDS encoding DMT family transporter; translated protein: MHWLYLILAGCCECGFTTCLKLSEGLTKLGWALAFVLLSIISFGLLTLAAQKISLGTAYAVWTGIGAAGTAIIGIVWFKDPATFWRLFFLAGLIGCIIGLKIVSPEKE
- the def gene encoding peptide deformylase yields the protein MKIVRYPHPALRAKAKPVIAIDADVQKAAAQMVELMYRSEGLGLAAPQVTLDYQMIVLNPLGEADQPDQEVVAINPVIVEAKGSTINDREGCLSFPGLYQNVRRYKTVTVKFYNLKGELVQTTAHDLAARVWQHEIDHLQGTLFIDKMGSLGLSRSQKDLEKFISDFEKDKKKGDLPPDMVQAL